A genomic window from Anopheles ziemanni chromosome X, idAnoZiCoDA_A2_x.2, whole genome shotgun sequence includes:
- the LOC131290470 gene encoding proton channel OtopLc-like — protein sequence MLSTATNGDIEAGPEPASVPSQAQNVNPMMLTVPSIEIEEPQDADAPPSTPTTYQKRPASVYSVGGRPPPIIRAVSYQPSIAATTHQSSEHHIPPPSTPEEKSKFTRRYLAGVTGISYALFLIVFGLIAFITDAVENNARYPLAEVFALYMVATGIIYFVFLYVDIRLYVWRAQKALLELQRRRELYEEELQRRAALNNGSAGGVLELGTASANGVVEPAAWQMAPLKPIPHDYCFVTGRHGEIIYLKLGATWFCFGLLIHSVLLLSYQGILMNSRDGKWAQCASNTTIAMEVLFLVYCLFLIFFFWKYANIVINRYRGLARFGIMHAIGTALAFWVLTIVRETVVAIRIKQSYYDDYSIGENSTYSEAEVGRQERDSSMLAPGDCPGPEELNQVLASFSPYLYPFVIEFNILIVGLLYMIYANISKCPKKITVKGHRGHGGSHHGHGSVHGDHVSKGGGSVLDFDGKSECSDHCDDTLDHEAQVKTRLVVYGDCQHASRGLFAGLILVVATIVVIILFHIASRDDDYRDTGILLDGIFEVTVLGIMILATVAAYFQTSKLDINPHPISRLDDVLLFIAIPAFFSETLFSMIPAFENSSILNGFIVFTQIVQVLLQTPWICDALRRCSNTEELQKKKPGKELVTFMTIANVSLWIYYTFAVKTGDFGDERYDYYGDVLWSILNHLSLPLIMFYRFHSSVCLVDIWRHSYEPGELAH from the exons ATGCTCTCAACAGCGACGAACGGCGACATCGAGGCCGGCCCCGAGCCTGCGTCGGTGCCCAGCCAAGCCCAG AATGTAAACCCGATGATGCTGACGGTACCGTCGATCGAGATCGAGGAGCCGCAGGATGCGGACGCACCGCCATCAACCCCAACCACCTATCAAAAGCGGCCGGCGTCGGTGTACTCCGTCGGCGGCCGGCCTCCTCCGATCATCCGCGCCGTCTCCTACCAGCCGTCCATCGCGGCGACGACGCACCAGTCGAGCGAACACCACATCCCGCCGCCCTCGACGCCGGAGGAGAAGTCCAAGTTCACCCGCCGCTACCTGGCCGGCGTCACCGGCATCAGCTACGCGCTGTTCCTCATCGTGTTCGGCCTGATCGCGTTCATCACCGACGCGGTGGAGAACAACGCGCGCTACCCGCTGGCGGAGGTGTTCGCGCTCTACATGGTCGCGACCGGCATCATCTACTTCGTGTTCCTGTACGTGGACATCCGGCTGTACGTGTGGCGCGCCCAGAAGGCGCTGCTGGAGCTGCAGAGGAGGCGCGAGCTGTACGAGGAGGAACTACAGCGAAGGGCAGCGCTGAACAACGGGTCGGCGGGCGGGGTGTTGGAGCTGGGCACAGCGAGCGCAAACGGTGTGGTGGAACCGGCGGCCTGGCAGATGGCACCGCTGAAGCCAATCCCGCACGACTACTGCTTCGTGACGGGGCGTCACGGGGAGATCATCTACCTGAAGCTCGGCGCGACCTGGTTCTGCTTCGGGCTGCTCATCCACTCGGTGCTACTGCTCTCCTACCAGGGCATCCTGATGAACAGCCGCGATGGCAAGTGGGCCCAGTGCGCGTCGAACACCACCATCGCGATGGAGGTGCTCTTCCTCGTATACTGTCTCTTTTTGATATTCTTCTTCTGGAAGTACGCAAACATTGTCATCAACCGCTACCGGGGACTGGCCCGGTTCGGTATCATGCACGCCATCGGCACCGCGCTCGCCTTCTGGGTGCTGACGATTGTGCGCGAGACGGTGGTAGCGATTCGCATCAAGCAGTCCTACTACGACGACTACTCGATCGGCGAGAACTCCACCTACTCGGAGGCGGAGGTAGGCAGGCAAGAGCGGGACTCGTCCATGCTCGCGCCAGGCGACTGCCCAGGCCCGGAGGAGCTCAACCAGGTGCTGGCGTCCTTCTCACCCTACCTATACCCCTTCGTAATCGAGTTCAATATCCTGATCGTGGGGCTGCTGTACATGATTTACGCCAACATCAGCAAGTGCCCGAAAAAGATCACGGTCAAGGGACACCGGGGGCATGGCGGGTCACACCACGGGCACGGCAGTGTGCACGGTGACCACGTCTCCAAGGGTGGAGGCAGTGTGCTCGACTTTGACGGCAAAAGCGAATGCAGCGATCATTGCGACGATACGCTCGATCACGAGGCGCAGGTGAAGACCCGGCTGGTCGTGTACGGTGACTGTCAGCACGCCAGTCGGGGTCTGTTCGCCGGTCTCATCCTGGTCGTCGccaccatcgtcgtcatcatacTGTTCCACATCGCCTCCAGAGACGA TGACTACCGCGACACGGGCATTCTGCTGGACGGTATCTTCGAGGTGACGGTCCTCGGTATCATGATCCTCGCGACCGTCGCCGCCTACTTCCAGACGTCCAAGCTCGACATCAATCCGCACCCGATCTCGCGCCTCGACGACGTGCTGCTGTTCATCGCCATACCGGCGTTCTTCTCCGAGACGCTGTTCAGCATGATACCGGCGTTCGAGAACAGCTCCATCCTGAACGGCTTCATCGTGTTCACGCAGATCGTCCAGGTGCTGCTGCAGACGCCCTGGATATGCGACGCCCTGCGGCGCTGCTCCAACACCGAGGAGCTGCAGAAGAAGAAGCCGGGCAAGGAGCTGGTAACGTTCATGACCATCGCGAACGTGTCGCTCTGGATCTACTACACGTTCGCCGTCAAAACGGGCGACTTTGGTGACGAGCG CTACGACTACTACGGGGACGTACTGTGGTCCATCCTGAACCACCTGTCCCTGCCACTGATCATGTTCTACCGGTTCCACTCGTCCGTGTGTCTGGTCGACATCTGGAGGCATTCCTACGAACCTGGCGAGCTTGCCCACTGA
- the LOC131290472 gene encoding uncharacterized protein LOC131290472, with protein sequence MSDNCVMKASSNERRVKRFSRQQAVEHELDVLIKDVESKLKVQTPRDPASLDMTHTVPRRLYERMKRLEMDLPPFDDREFEGILAVRLQDVRQSAGPDGRARTGSSHGTEGTTDGDDTDGGEATRAGSSRAKPFELTVEQRTESRQRATEAGGNWMERFLRKTSNERIRWQTKYYRTDQKLLDKPLFQQIEELIDLGAQDFSEWLNGLGAEKSNITRDIIKQLFSIEIEDEMARAIRVDTKEVRAIPAEAAYHWNLESMALQKRIAQVMRSDRRAARASRERHVAFGRTLPMELRTSCRRDAIDSIRPDFPDDLRTLKALFQDIRHLRSVRYLIEHLHERAEIQRPRYLTELGLFRSRSHALATPFYQKVLPRKVILDSVRH encoded by the exons ATGTCCGATAATTGCGTGATGAAGGCGAGCAGTAATGAGCGGAGAGTGAAGCGCTTCTCGCGTCAGCAAGCGGTTGAGCACGAGCTGGACGTGTTGATAAAGGATGTGGAGAGCAAGCTGAAAGTG CAAACTCCGCGCGACCCGGCGTCGCTGGACATGACCCACACCGTGCCGAGGCGGCTGTACGAGCGCATGAAGCGGTTGGAGATGGATCTGCCGCCCTTCGACGACCGGGAGTTCGAAGGGATCCTGGCCGTTCGGTTGCAGGACGTGCGCCAATCAGCCGGACCGGATGGGCGTGCCCGGACCGGGTCGTCGCACGGCACCGAAGGCACGACCGACGGTGATGACACGGACGGGGGCGAGGCCACCCGGGCGGGCAGCAGTCGAGCGAAGCCGTTCGAGCTGACCGTCGAACAGCGGACGGAATCGCGCCAGCGGGCGACGGAAGCCGGCGGCAACTGGATGGAGCGGTTCCTGCGGAAGACGAGCAACGAGCGGATCCGCTGGCAGACGAAGTACTACCGGACGGACCAGAAGCTGCTCGACAAGCCGCTGTTCCAGCAGATCGAGGAGCTGATCGACCTGGGCGCGCAGGACTTCTCCGAGTGGCTGAACGGGCTCGGCGCGGAGAAGTCCAACATCACGCGCGACATCATCAAGCAGCTGTTCTCGATCGAGATCGAGGACGAGATGGCCCGGGCGATCCGCGTCGACACGAAGGAGGTGCGCGCCATACCGGCCGAGGCCGCCTACCACTGGAACCTCGAGAGT ATGGCGCTGCAGAAGCGAATCGCTCAGGTGATGCGGAGTGACCGGCGGGCGGCCCGGGCGTCCCGCGAGCGCCACGTCGCCTTCGGCCGCACCCTGCCGATGGAGCTGCGGACGAGCTGCCGGCGGGACGCGATCGACAGCATCCGGCCCGACTTCCCGGACGACCTGCGCACGCTGAAGGCGCTCTTCCAAGACATCCGCCACCTGCGCTCGGTGCGCTACCTGATCGAGCATCTGCACGAGCGGGCGGAGATCCAGCGGCCGCGGTATCTCACCGAGCTCGGCCTGTTCCGGTCACGCTCGCACGCGTTGGCCACGCCGTTTTATCAGAAGGTGCTACCGCGGAAAGTCATCCTCGATAGTGTGCGCCACTAA